The DNA window GATAAGTAACACAATAATAAGATAATTGGATAAGTAACACAATAATTCTCCAAAAGTATTTGCCTAAAATCCCTAAATTTCAAGCTGACATTGAATGATGTAGTAagtattgtttaattatgaATCCATGTATGCAACTTGTGTCCTCCATTTTTAGCTTCAAATTTGGGAATTTAATTAGGTTCTGTGATAAAATGAAAGCCTTAGTATTATCtcctatttaattttatgaatatacCTATGAAAGAGAGGAACACTAATGTAGTGTTTGAAaccaaagaaaataaaataaaattgacgATACCTTATATCATATCAAAATATCATGCACCATATATATTCATGACTTCAAAAGTAGTTTGATTCAGCAAATTcgaaataaaaaatagatacATGATGCAACAGTAAAAAACATCGTTTTTGTAAAATACAAATACTTTTCTCCAATATTTTAATGACTACAAATTGATTAAATAGaatactagtattttaattaaaatagtgttagtagtAAATTTAGGAATATGtttaaaatttgtaatttttatgtaattaCAAGATAGTTAGCAATTAATTAAGTACATGTGCATGTGGTCGATGAATAGAAACCTTTGAACAACTTTATAAATTCTCCATTCTTCTCATCATACAATTTTCAACCACTTCCATTCTCCATTCTTCCCATCATACCTTCATTTAATGCCTAATTTAGAAGAAATGTTGATGATGAGCAACATCATAAATGGGGTTTTGTTAAAGATCATCCACAAATTATATGTAGCTCTTTTTACTTGTATCTTTGCTTTAGGTTCGTCTTAATTCCTTTTTCGTTTTGCTCATCAACAATGCCTTTGACATATGTTTCTAACATTAAACAAAATCCAAAATAATTGCAGGCGGAGCTGCAGTGGGCGCGATTGCCGGAGCAATCGAAGGGCATACAACGGAAACCGGCCTCTCACGTGGTTTCGTTATCGGAGCTTTGGTGGGGGCCGTCACCGGCGTCCAATTGATGGACCTTGTCCTTAATGGAGACCCTTTACCTAAGGTCAGAAAATCGTAATTTGGTAATGTGCAATAATTAGATAGTGTATTGATATCTACAATCATAAAATTTCTCAGTTTTTTTTAACTTGAGGTAAATTTACTACAAGAGATAATaagtttaaattttaagttcatGAAAAAACCAAATTGAGTCAAAGTTTGTGATTCTAAAGACCAATCTTTAGTATGTCTACTACTTGAATTATTTGGTACACATACTAAGCTTTATTTGGCAATTCATACTAATTAGATGAATGAATATGATCACTTTAATACGAAATATTATACCTCAGTAAAACatgtaaaatattttatcacaCACATTTGAGAAATGATAAAGAAAAATTGAAGTAAAACTAATTGcctaaaatatcacaaattttaacttaatttaatattttacattaatttaaaattcggTCTAGAAAATCCTAAACTTATTGCAGGTAATGAATTTTTCCGTGAGTTGGGAAAAAACTGATTTTGTGGTAAATTTACTACAATATAGTATCTAAGTTCATGATTCTTATAACCAACATCAAAATTCGTGATTATTACAAAATTTGGACCAATATTTGTGATTTTATGGAGACCAATACCCCCAATTATTATAACATCCTTTATGGCTAATCTTAATGGTtacatgaaattcaaatttgGACAGATCTTTTAATTCCAACTTGCTTCAATTCTTACCGAATTTGGGTAAACACAATTTACTTACCAAATCTTTAGAAACTCTGCTTTATATAGTTctaaactataaaaaaaattaatatttctaATTTGTTTACCGCATTCATTGTGATTTGTGAATCTTTAGTTTGACATTTTATATCAAAAAATGTAGCTAGGTTGAATTAGACTTCGTAAAAAAAGATTAGTTGATGTGCCTTGTTTGGTTTACTTAGTTTGAAAAGGCATAAGATTGTTACTTATTTACAGATGGCATTAATACGTAGTGTGATCAA is part of the Salvia splendens isolate huo1 chromosome 22, SspV2, whole genome shotgun sequence genome and encodes:
- the LOC121786795 gene encoding NEP1-interacting protein-like 2 — protein: MLMMSNIINGVLLKIIHKLYVALFTCIFALGGAAVGAIAGAIEGHTTETGLSRGFVIGALVGAVTGVQLMDLVLNGDPLPKMALIRSVINGNVFREWVCPQLLKAYHWQKIKNGQVGRWLPKCKHIFHLECIDGWLMRHPSCPICRTHVS